Proteins encoded by one window of Halobaculum halobium:
- a CDS encoding PH domain-containing protein has protein sequence MHSCPSCGAGVEPSHSFCEKCGAEIGSADTETAPNTESFDQYAEHFGPEETPQYILKGATLKTEGNIDSAKSSLSGGGGVKTIVTDERVFIHVEKRITGDDMRTLPYESINAVNLDTGIINNFLSLQTGGGTYKVQVLDKEEAKNAIEYIRTRKRELAQGGGGSTSDPDPTEQLKNIKELHDQGVLSDEEFETKKRELLDKI, from the coding sequence ATGCATTCCTGTCCGAGCTGTGGTGCCGGCGTGGAACCGTCGCACTCGTTCTGTGAGAAGTGCGGGGCGGAGATCGGATCGGCAGACACCGAGACCGCACCGAACACGGAGTCATTCGATCAATACGCCGAACACTTCGGACCCGAAGAGACTCCCCAGTACATTCTGAAAGGAGCGACGTTGAAAACCGAGGGCAATATCGACTCGGCGAAATCGTCGCTGAGTGGAGGCGGCGGTGTCAAGACGATCGTCACGGACGAACGCGTGTTCATCCACGTCGAAAAGCGAATAACGGGGGATGACATGCGAACCCTTCCGTACGAGTCGATCAACGCGGTGAACCTCGACACGGGGATCATCAATAATTTTCTGTCGCTTCAGACCGGTGGCGGCACGTACAAGGTGCAGGTGCTGGACAAGGAGGAGGCAAAAAACGCGATAGAGTACATCAGGACCCGCAAGCGTGAGCTGGCCCAAGGCGGGGGCGGTTCGACGAGCGATCCGGATCCGACGGAGCAGCTGAAGAACATCAAGGAGCTCCACGACCAGGGCGTACTCTCCGACGAGGAGTTCGAGACAAAAAAGCGAGAGTTGTTGGATAAGATCTGA
- a CDS encoding deoxyuridine 5'-triphosphate nucleotidohydrolase has protein sequence MFESGPTVADHVDPVDDDQIQPNGVDLTVAALSEQAEPGRITRDGKHVGDRTEIDPESGLYRLDPGAYVLQYGERLRVPDDHVGFVYPRSTLLRNSCMLNTAVWDAGYEGRGEGLLQVGHRIEIEPGARVAQFVLATADHEGHYDGTYHGEG, from the coding sequence ATGTTCGAATCGGGACCGACAGTCGCTGACCACGTTGACCCCGTCGACGACGACCAGATCCAACCGAATGGCGTCGATTTGACCGTCGCCGCGCTGTCCGAACAGGCCGAGCCGGGCCGGATCACTCGCGACGGGAAGCACGTCGGGGACCGGACCGAAATTGACCCCGAAAGCGGTCTCTATCGCCTCGATCCCGGCGCGTACGTTCTGCAGTACGGCGAGCGCCTGCGGGTCCCCGACGACCACGTCGGCTTCGTCTACCCGCGCTCGACGCTGCTGCGCAATTCCTGCATGCTGAACACCGCGGTGTGGGACGCCGGCTACGAGGGCCGGGGCGAGGGGTTGCTTCAGGTCGGCCACCGGATCGAGATCGAACCCGGCGCCCGCGTGGCGCAGTTCGTCCTCGCGACCGCCGACCACGAGGGCCACTACGACGGCACGTACCACGGGGAGGGGTAA